A section of the Schistosoma haematobium chromosome ZW, whole genome shotgun sequence genome encodes:
- the GPB1 gene encoding guanine nucleotide-binding protein subunit beta 1 (EggNog:ENOG41KOG0286~COG:S), protein MDVAQQITYNSDIAQAPNRAGSIASAVYNEEISEEEKALDAEILNLKTSITDAQKAVADTDFYKMTENVPELGRIKFKVRKHLRGHLAKVTSIQWASDNQLLLSASQDGKLIVWDTFSGKKIHMIALKTAWVIGCAFSPSMNFVASGGLDNVISYFNLKSQDGTAEFVREFTGHNGYIACVRFIDDNRLLSCSGDKTCALWDIEKSKIITSFRGHSNDVNAIAVSKQMPNLFVSASSDRTCRLWDLRCGEGMQYFEGHQQDVNGVDFFPVNSYAFASSSDDGSCHLWDLRADQAIGVYIDDFINCGSSSVAISKSGRLLLAGYDDFNCHVWDLLREERVGIMSAHENRVSCVTVSDSGIGVATGSWDSNCLIWTAK, encoded by the coding sequence ATGGATGTAGCTCAACAAATCACGTACAACTCAGATATAGCGCAAGCTCCTAACCGAGCTGGATCTATTGCCTCCGCAGTATATAATGAAGAAATATCAGAGGAAGAAAAGGCTTTGGATGCAGAAATACTGAATTTAAAAACTTCAATTACTGATGCACAGAAAGCTGTTGCAGATACAGACTTCTACAAAATGACTGAGAATGTACCTGAACTTGGTAGAATCAAGTTCAAAGTACGTAAACATTTACGAGGTCATCTAGCTAAGGTGACGTCTATTCAATGGGCCTCTGACAACCAGTTGTTGTTGTCCGCTTCTCAAGATGGAAAATTAATCGTTTGGGATACATTTTCTGGAAAGAAAATTCATATGATTGCTTTGAAAACAGCCTGGGTCATTGGATGTGCATTTTCTCCCTCTATGAACTTTGTGGCTAGTGGTGGATTAGATAATGTCATATCTTATTTCAATCTAAAGTCTCAGGACGGCACTGCAGAGTTTGTCCGCGAGTTTACTGGTCATAATGGTTACATCgcatgtgttcgattcattgatGATAATCGATTACTGAGTTGTTCTGGTGATAAAACTTGTGCACTATGGGATATCGAGAAGTCTAAAATCATTACAAGTTTTCGCGGCCACTCAAATGATGTTAACGCCATTGCCGTGTCGAAGCAGATGCCGAATTTGTTTGTCTCCGCGTCTTCAGACCGCACTTGTCGGTTGTGGGATCTTCGGTGTGGCGAAGGTATGCAGTATTTCGAAGGGCACCAGCAAGATGTTAATGGCGTTGATTTTTTTCCCGTCAATTCTTATGCTTTCGCCTCCTCTTCCGACGATGGCTCGTGTCATTTGTGGGATCTACGAGCTGATCAGGCTATTGGCGTCTATATTGATGACTTCATTAACtgtggtagtagtagtgtggCGATTTCAAAGTCGGGTCGTCTGTTACTTGCTGGATACGACGACTTCAACTGTCACGTCTGGGATCTATTACGAGAAGAACGTGTCGGAATCATGTCCGCCCATGAAAACCGGGTCTCTTGTGTAACAGTATCTGATAGTGGCATAGGTGTTGCAACTGGGTCATGGGATTCTAACTGTCTCATATGGACTGCGAAATAG